One window of Quercus robur chromosome 5, dhQueRobu3.1, whole genome shotgun sequence genomic DNA carries:
- the LOC126728555 gene encoding desiccation-related protein PCC13-62-like, producing the protein MALTSTNTLTITSILISFLFLPKFYSSEFTKGHLPVIISDVDLLEFPLNLEFLEAEFFLYGSLGHGLDKVAPNLTQGGPTPIGAKQANLDHFTQDIIKQFAFQEVGHLRAIQKIVKGFPRPLLDLSKESFAKVVDTAFGGKLTPPFDPYANGINFLLASYLIPYVGLTGYVGTIPKLEAPASRRLVAGLLAVESGQDAVIRAYLYEHAHEKVKPYGLTVAEFTHSFSELRDKLGHVGCKDEGLVVPLSKGAEGEVTGNVLAGDEDSVAFDRTAEEILRIVYATGNEHNPGGFYPKGGNGRIARYYLP; encoded by the exons atgGCACTGACTTCTACTAACACACTCACCATCACCAGTATACTAATCTCCTTCCTCTTCCTTCCCAAATTTTATTCTTCTGAATTCACCAAAGGCCATTTACCAGTAATAATATCAGATGTAGATCTTTTGGAATTTCCTCTAAATTTAGAGTTCTTAGaagctgaattttttttgtatggcTCTTTAGGTCATGGTTTAGATAAAGTTGCACCAAATTTAACCCAAGGAGGTCCAACACCCATTGGCGCTAAACAGGCAAATCTGGATCATTTTACTCAGGATATTATCAAGCAATTTGCTTTCCAAGAAGTTGGACACTTGAG GGCCATTCAAAAAATAGTTAAAGGATTCCCAAGACCGTTATTGGATTTAAGTAAAGAATCATTTGCAAAAGTGGTTGACACTGCATTTGGGGGAAAATTGACCCCACCTTTTGATCCTTATGCCAATGGAATTAACTTCCTTCTTGCATCTTATCTTATTCCTTATGTTGGACTCACTGGCTATGTTGGAACAATTCCAAAACTCGAAGCCCCTGCTTCTAGAAGG cttGTTGCAGGCCTTTTAGCTGTGGAATCAGGTCAGGATGCAGTTATTCGAGCATACCTATACGAGCATGCACATGAGAAAGTGAAACCATATGGACTAACCGTGGCAGAGTTTACACATAGCTTTTCAGAACTAAGGGATAAGCTTGGACATGTAGGTTGCAAAGATGAAGGCCTTGTGGTTCCCCTAAGTAAAGGTGCAGAGGGAGAGGTCACGGGAAACGTGCTTGCTGGAGATGAAGACTCTGTTGCATTTGATAGGACCGCAGAAGAGATATTGAGGATTGTGTATGCCACTGGTAATGAGCACAATCCTGGTGGGTTCTATCCAAAAGGAGGCAATGGTCGCATTGCTAGATATTATCTACCTTAA